A stretch of Lysobacter sp. K5869 DNA encodes these proteins:
- the prmA gene encoding 50S ribosomal protein L11 methyltransferase, with protein sequence MPFLELTLRCSEAEQPRFEAALDDVGALAVTMLDADADSSNERAILEPGVGETPLWQSIVLSALFPHDADALVILAALESFDPDLDWSRVGFANVEDQDWERAWMDQYAPLQFGRRTWIVPWNQELPADADRADAAVVRLDPGLAFGSGTHPTTALCLGWLDTLADAGELADRRVLDFGCGSGILALAALKLGAAHAIGVDNDPQALIATADNAERNGVAARMQVYLPQDEPVEAYPVVVANILASALIALADTLAARVAPGGRIALSGILAGQEDEVVARYADGFDALQVERLEDWIRVTGVRRR encoded by the coding sequence ATGCCCTTCCTGGAACTCACCCTGCGCTGCAGCGAGGCCGAACAGCCGCGCTTCGAGGCCGCGCTGGACGACGTCGGCGCGCTCGCCGTGACCATGCTCGACGCCGACGCCGACAGCAGCAACGAACGCGCGATCCTCGAACCCGGCGTCGGCGAGACCCCGCTGTGGCAGTCGATCGTGCTCAGCGCGCTGTTCCCGCACGACGCCGACGCGCTGGTGATCCTGGCCGCGCTGGAATCCTTCGACCCGGACCTGGACTGGAGCCGGGTCGGCTTCGCCAACGTCGAGGACCAGGACTGGGAACGCGCCTGGATGGACCAATACGCGCCGCTGCAGTTCGGCCGCCGCACTTGGATCGTGCCGTGGAATCAGGAACTGCCGGCCGACGCCGACCGCGCCGACGCCGCCGTGGTGCGGCTGGACCCGGGCCTGGCGTTCGGCTCGGGCACGCACCCGACCACCGCGCTGTGCCTGGGCTGGCTCGACACGCTCGCCGACGCGGGCGAACTCGCCGACCGGCGCGTGCTCGATTTCGGCTGCGGCTCGGGCATCCTCGCCCTGGCCGCGCTCAAGCTCGGCGCCGCGCACGCCATCGGCGTCGACAACGACCCGCAGGCGCTGATCGCCACCGCCGACAACGCCGAACGCAACGGCGTCGCCGCGCGCATGCAGGTGTATCTGCCGCAGGACGAGCCGGTCGAGGCGTATCCGGTGGTGGTCGCCAACATCCTCGCCTCGGCGCTGATCGCGCTGGCCGACACCCTGGCCGCGCGGGTCGCGCCGGGCGGACGCATCGCCTTGTCGGGCATCCTCGCCGGGCAGGAGGACGAAGTGGTCGCGCGCTACGCGGACGGTTTCGACGCGCTCCAGGTCGAGCGCCTCGAAGACTGGATTCGCGTCACAGGCGTGCGTCGTCGCTGA
- a CDS encoding DUF3426 domain-containing protein gives MFVACPHCGYLVALIVAKDGPARACPRCGGSLQGEAPAQQAGAADEGATAKIGAAAVADTAAKTAPAAGAPAQAATNSAAKPDADSTANDETASPAKAAPAGDDISRSLRRAPVAASKPDESVRSEADADASPPQAATEAASDDADAPDADEPAASSSSTEALAAETAPDAAALPPLTAAAAVGAAPAARGRRQRKSETTVTSARRAPSFARQQARAQAPKPRLHWSAAVAIAALALALALQLLLAQRAELAADARWRPLVSGLCGALGCAVPPWHEPAALTMLNRNVLPVPERAGALRVSAGFRNDARWPQPWPVLVLSLEDVDGRRVGQRAFAPQEYRRGHRPDDLIAPGQSAAVQFEVIEPAPRVVAFTFDFR, from the coding sequence ATGTTCGTCGCCTGCCCTCACTGCGGTTATCTGGTCGCGCTGATCGTCGCCAAGGACGGTCCGGCGCGCGCGTGCCCGCGCTGCGGCGGGTCGTTGCAGGGCGAGGCGCCGGCGCAGCAAGCGGGCGCCGCGGACGAAGGCGCTACGGCTAAGATCGGCGCCGCGGCCGTCGCCGATACGGCGGCGAAGACCGCGCCGGCCGCCGGCGCGCCTGCGCAAGCGGCGACGAATTCGGCCGCGAAGCCCGACGCCGATTCGACCGCGAACGACGAAACCGCATCGCCGGCGAAAGCCGCGCCCGCGGGCGACGACATCAGCCGCAGCCTGCGCCGCGCGCCCGTCGCGGCCTCCAAACCCGACGAATCCGTGCGCAGCGAAGCGGACGCCGACGCGTCGCCGCCGCAAGCCGCGACGGAGGCGGCCAGCGACGATGCCGACGCGCCGGACGCCGACGAGCCCGCGGCATCGTCGTCGTCCACCGAAGCGCTCGCCGCCGAAACCGCCCCCGACGCCGCCGCGCTGCCGCCGCTCACCGCCGCCGCCGCCGTCGGCGCCGCGCCCGCCGCGCGCGGCCGCCGTCAGCGCAAATCCGAAACCACCGTGACCTCGGCGCGGCGCGCGCCGAGCTTCGCCCGCCAGCAAGCGCGCGCGCAGGCGCCCAAGCCGCGCCTGCATTGGAGCGCCGCGGTCGCGATCGCCGCGCTCGCCTTGGCGCTGGCGCTGCAGTTGCTGCTCGCGCAACGCGCCGAACTCGCCGCCGACGCGCGCTGGCGCCCGCTGGTGAGCGGCCTGTGCGGCGCGCTGGGCTGCGCGGTGCCGCCGTGGCACGAACCCGCCGCGCTGACCATGCTCAACCGTAATGTGCTGCCGGTGCCGGAACGCGCCGGCGCGCTGCGCGTCTCGGCCGGCTTCCGCAACGACGCGCGCTGGCCGCAGCCCTGGCCGGTGCTGGTGTTGAGCCTGGAAGACGTGGATGGCCGCCGGGTCGGCCAACGCGCGTTCGCTCCACAGGAATACCGCCGCGGCCACCGTCCCGACGACCTCATCGCCCCGGGGCAAAGCGCCGCGGTCCAGTTCGAGGTGATCGAACCGGCCCCGCGCGTGGTCGCGTTCACCTTCGACTTCCGCTGA
- the fis gene encoding DNA-binding transcriptional regulator Fis: MNALNDRNDGARSGPRVPLRDHVATSIRRYLGDLNGSGTENLYEIALRELEIPLFAEVLQHCDGNQSRAAAMLGIHRATLRKKLREYGLE; this comes from the coding sequence TTGAACGCACTCAACGACCGCAACGATGGCGCACGCTCCGGACCCCGCGTCCCGCTGCGCGACCACGTCGCGACTTCGATCCGTCGTTATCTCGGCGACCTGAACGGCAGCGGCACCGAAAATCTCTACGAGATCGCCCTGCGCGAGCTCGAAATCCCGCTGTTCGCCGAAGTGCTGCAGCACTGCGACGGCAACCAGAGCCGCGCCGCGGCGATGCTGGGCATCCATCGCGCCACCTTGCGCAAGAAGCTGCGCGAATACGGGCTGGAGTAA
- a CDS encoding phosphatidate cytidylyltransferase, whose product MDRMFEFVRAQPHAVLLFGGVAAVLLLATAISEWLRWRTRDKPSAVVANLVARIRAWWVMVLLIGVAFAIGRVGMIVLFALVSLFALREFITLTPTRRSDYYALLAAFYLALPLQYWLVYIDWYGLYTLLIPVYAFLLLPILSAIGEDTTRYLERAAKVQWGLMICVFCISHVPALINLKIPGYEGRNLLLVAFLVIVVQSSDVLQYVWGKLCGKRLIAPRLSPSKTVEGFVGGVASATALGAALWWITPFTPWQAAALALVINLMGFYGGLVMSAIKRDRGIKDWGHMIEGHGGVLDRLDSVCFAAPVFFHLIRYWWV is encoded by the coding sequence ATGGATCGTATGTTCGAGTTCGTGCGCGCGCAGCCGCATGCGGTGTTGTTGTTCGGCGGCGTGGCCGCGGTGTTGTTGCTGGCCACGGCGATTTCCGAGTGGCTGCGCTGGCGCACGCGCGACAAGCCCAGCGCGGTCGTCGCCAACTTAGTCGCGCGCATCCGCGCGTGGTGGGTGATGGTGCTGCTGATCGGCGTGGCCTTCGCCATCGGCCGGGTCGGCATGATCGTGCTGTTCGCGCTGGTGTCGTTGTTCGCGCTGCGCGAGTTCATCACCCTGACCCCGACCCGGCGCAGCGATTACTACGCGCTGCTGGCCGCGTTCTATCTGGCGCTGCCGCTGCAGTACTGGCTGGTCTACATCGACTGGTACGGGCTCTACACCTTGTTGATTCCGGTGTACGCGTTCTTGCTGCTGCCGATCCTGTCGGCCATCGGCGAGGACACCACGCGCTATCTGGAGCGCGCGGCCAAGGTGCAGTGGGGCTTGATGATCTGCGTGTTCTGCATCTCGCACGTGCCGGCGCTGATCAACCTCAAGATTCCCGGCTACGAAGGCCGCAACCTGCTGCTGGTGGCGTTCCTGGTGATCGTGGTGCAGTCCTCGGACGTGCTGCAGTACGTGTGGGGCAAGCTGTGCGGCAAGCGCCTGATCGCGCCGCGGCTGTCGCCGTCGAAGACCGTGGAGGGGTTCGTCGGCGGCGTCGCCTCGGCCACCGCGCTGGGCGCGGCGCTGTGGTGGATCACGCCGTTCACGCCGTGGCAGGCGGCGGCGCTGGCGCTGGTCATCAACCTGATGGGGTTCTACGGCGGGCTGGTGATGTCGGCGATCAAGCGCGACCGCGGGATCAAGGACTGGGGGCACATGATCGAGGGCCACGGCGGCGTGCTCGACCGCCTGGATTCGGTGTGTTTCGCCGCACCGGTGTTTTTCCACCTGATTCGGTATTGGTGGGTGTGA
- a CDS encoding lysophospholipid acyltransferase family protein, which translates to MISHLLAAGFSSAIRLLTGARALWRCSPSSDHRVYYGNHVSHGDFVMIWSALPPALRREVRPVAGADYWQRDALRRYLIREVFNGVLIEREPLSRKYDPIEVLCEAVDGGQSLILFPEGTRNQSEEPLLPFKSGLYHLARRRPELEFVPVWIDNLARVMPKGKILPLPLLCTATFGDTLRLGADEDKDAFLRRAREALLALSGQVPSPQATGSEGKGGQG; encoded by the coding sequence ATGATTTCCCACTTGCTCGCCGCCGGCTTCAGTTCGGCGATCCGCTTGCTGACCGGCGCGCGCGCGCTGTGGCGCTGCTCGCCGTCGTCCGACCACCGCGTGTACTACGGCAACCACGTCAGCCACGGCGATTTCGTCATGATCTGGTCGGCGCTGCCGCCCGCGCTGCGGCGCGAGGTGCGGCCGGTGGCCGGCGCCGATTACTGGCAACGCGACGCGCTGCGCCGCTATCTGATCCGCGAGGTGTTCAACGGCGTGCTGATCGAGCGCGAGCCGCTGTCGCGCAAGTACGATCCGATCGAAGTGCTGTGCGAGGCGGTGGACGGCGGCCAGTCGCTGATCCTGTTCCCCGAGGGCACGCGCAACCAGAGCGAGGAGCCGCTGCTGCCGTTCAAGAGCGGGCTGTACCATCTGGCGCGGCGCCGGCCGGAGCTGGAGTTCGTGCCGGTGTGGATCGACAACCTCGCCCGGGTCATGCCCAAGGGCAAGATCCTGCCGCTGCCGCTGCTGTGCACGGCGACCTTCGGCGACACCCTGCGCCTGGGCGCGGACGAAGACAAGGACGCGTTCCTGCGGCGCGCGCGCGAGGCGCTGCTGGCGCTGTCGGGACAGGTGCCCTCGCCGCAAGCGACGGGTAGCGAAGGCAAGGGAGGCCAGGGTTGA
- a CDS encoding CDP-alcohol phosphatidyltransferase family protein — protein sequence MSDSPASPRAAAGAARRVALAGWLRARGATPNGLSLFAVGLSALAGAAFFFALRDPPHYGAALLLFAALCLAGRIACNRLDGVMARRGGMVGKAGEVYSDAPDRLADALVFLGVGYGLTPWLPWASDLGWAASLLAVGTAYVRVLGLACGLREHGEGPMPRRTRMQAMALAALLAALGLALGYAAAVAWLLSAALAVVIVGAALTIALRLRAIVRELESR from the coding sequence ATGAGCGATTCCCCTGCTTCCCCGCGCGCCGCCGCCGGCGCCGCGCGCCGCGTGGCGCTGGCCGGCTGGCTGCGCGCGCGCGGCGCCACGCCGAACGGTTTGTCGTTGTTCGCGGTCGGTCTGTCGGCGCTGGCCGGCGCGGCGTTCTTCTTCGCCCTGCGCGATCCGCCGCATTACGGCGCGGCCTTGCTGCTGTTCGCGGCCTTGTGTCTGGCCGGGCGCATCGCCTGCAATCGTCTCGACGGCGTGATGGCGCGCCGCGGCGGCATGGTCGGCAAGGCCGGCGAGGTCTACAGCGACGCGCCCGACCGGCTCGCCGATGCGCTGGTGTTTCTCGGCGTGGGCTACGGGCTGACGCCGTGGCTGCCGTGGGCTTCGGACCTGGGCTGGGCCGCGTCGCTGCTGGCGGTGGGCACGGCCTACGTGCGCGTGCTCGGCTTGGCCTGCGGCTTGCGCGAGCACGGCGAAGGGCCGATGCCGCGACGCACGCGCATGCAGGCGATGGCGCTGGCGGCGTTGTTGGCCGCGCTCGGTTTGGCCTTGGGCTACGCAGCCGCGGTCGCGTGGCTGTTGTCGGCGGCGCTGGCCGTGGTGATCGTCGGCGCGGCGCTGACCATCGCCTTGCGCCTACGCGCGATCGTGCGCGAACTGGAGTCCCGATGA
- a CDS encoding TIGR04222 domain-containing membrane protein, protein MNETEAAWHQADWTPERRALWQRLRDYRFGGDEAEAFLDRVAHALGSDRDDAEAALEEYRRFCFLAVAGDRPATPSVRIDKVWHAHLTDTRDYWQRFCPQVLRRDLHHTPSLGGQAEDARHREQYRQTLADYQCFFAEPPPRWWPPLAPEPTPAPRPAPVVLRLPWESEPADGLLALTLASGGLALVYFLCWVSQGTANPLNFRGGGFLALYIAALPWAYAVGTAIKRALRGANRRNGAEVEDAVELGFLAGAGERAADTALVELMRRDILTLDYAGKPAEAAKSQDRIWLRIDGARLQAQAAQLPASLRTAVDVARREQNLARTLAGLQRAYEPLTAQLRDKGWWLTRAEDLRQRWLGSLPLLALLGLGLSKIVVGVSRGRPVGFLVVLAGLTAIIALARLLRERRLTRAGEWALHDANRRATQADVASHVALGGTVGLYGSGFAEYHALRVPPTAGGGSDGGSGGGSCSGGGGGGCGGGGCGGCGGG, encoded by the coding sequence ATGAACGAAACGGAAGCGGCGTGGCACCAGGCCGACTGGACCCCGGAGCGGCGCGCGCTGTGGCAGCGCCTGCGCGACTATCGCTTCGGCGGCGACGAGGCCGAGGCCTTCCTCGACCGCGTCGCCCATGCGCTGGGCAGCGATCGCGACGACGCCGAGGCGGCCTTGGAGGAGTACCGGCGCTTCTGCTTTCTGGCGGTCGCCGGCGATCGCCCGGCGACGCCGAGCGTGCGCATCGACAAGGTCTGGCACGCCCACCTCACCGACACCCGCGATTACTGGCAACGCTTCTGCCCGCAGGTGTTGCGCCGCGATCTGCACCACACGCCCTCCTTGGGCGGGCAGGCCGAGGACGCGCGCCATCGCGAGCAGTACCGGCAGACCCTCGCCGATTACCAGTGCTTCTTCGCCGAGCCGCCGCCGCGTTGGTGGCCGCCGTTGGCGCCGGAGCCGACGCCCGCGCCGCGTCCGGCGCCCGTGGTTCTGCGCTTGCCGTGGGAATCGGAGCCGGCCGACGGCCTGTTGGCGCTGACCCTGGCCAGCGGCGGCCTGGCCCTGGTCTATTTCTTGTGCTGGGTCTCGCAGGGCACGGCCAATCCGCTGAATTTCCGCGGCGGCGGCTTCCTCGCGCTGTACATCGCGGCGCTGCCGTGGGCCTATGCCGTCGGCACCGCGATCAAGCGCGCGCTGCGCGGGGCGAATCGGCGCAACGGGGCCGAGGTCGAGGATGCGGTGGAACTGGGCTTCCTCGCCGGCGCCGGCGAGCGCGCCGCCGACACGGCCCTGGTCGAGCTGATGCGGCGCGACATCCTGACTCTGGATTACGCCGGCAAACCGGCCGAGGCGGCGAAATCCCAGGACCGGATCTGGTTGCGCATCGACGGCGCGCGCTTGCAGGCGCAAGCGGCGCAATTGCCGGCATCGTTGCGCACCGCGGTCGATGTCGCCCGCCGCGAACAGAACCTCGCGCGGACGCTGGCGGGGCTGCAGCGCGCGTACGAACCTTTGACCGCGCAACTGCGCGATAAGGGCTGGTGGCTGACGCGCGCCGAGGACCTGCGCCAGCGCTGGCTCGGCAGCTTGCCGCTGCTGGCGCTGCTGGGGTTGGGGCTGAGCAAGATCGTCGTCGGCGTGAGCCGCGGCCGCCCGGTCGGATTTCTGGTGGTGCTGGCGGGGCTGACCGCGATCATCGCCCTGGCGCGCCTGCTGCGCGAGCGGCGGCTCACGCGCGCGGGCGAGTGGGCGCTGCACGATGCCAACCGGCGCGCGACGCAGGCGGACGTGGCGTCCCATGTCGCGCTGGGCGGAACGGTCGGGCTGTACGGCAGCGGGTTCGCCGAATACCACGCGCTGCGGGTGCCGCCGACGGCGGGCGGCGGCAGCGACGGCGGCAGCGGCGGCGGTAGTTGCAGCGGCGGTGGGGGTGGCGGCTGTGGCGGCGGCGGTTGCGGCGGCTGCGGTGGCGGTTGA
- a CDS encoding phosphatase PAP2/dual specificity phosphatase family protein — MTVATAAPRRPWGRAALWLLVLGPLFFATYGYANSVAAARADVASLAFGWERAIPFWAWTIVPYWSIDLFYGISLFVCRDRRELDTQALRLLSAQAIAVSCFLLWPLRYSFARPDTDGAFGWMFDVLLGFDKPYNQAPSLHIVLLIVLWVRFAHHLRGAWRWLLHGWFALIGVSVLTTFQHHFIDIPTGLLAGWLCVWLWPERIRAPWREAALARDPKRWELAAAYLAGAGVCAWIATAVGGWALWLWWPAVSLALVALNYALLGPLGFQKREDGRLSVAARWLFAPYLLGAWINSRLWTRRAPEPVAVMDGVWLGRIPGRGERARFAAVVDVCAELSLADAREGDAVRPMLDLVAPTPAQLSEAAAAIALRQERGEVWVCCALGYSRSAAAVAAWLLRSGRARDVDAAVAILRRARPAIVLREAHLHALRALGAAPMPAGWGAQNA, encoded by the coding sequence ATGACCGTCGCCACCGCCGCGCCGCGCCGTCCCTGGGGCCGCGCGGCGCTGTGGCTGCTGGTGCTGGGGCCGCTGTTCTTCGCCACTTACGGCTACGCCAACTCGGTCGCGGCCGCGCGCGCGGACGTGGCGAGCCTCGCGTTCGGCTGGGAACGCGCGATTCCGTTCTGGGCCTGGACCATCGTGCCGTACTGGTCGATCGACCTGTTCTACGGTATTTCGCTGTTCGTCTGCCGCGACCGCCGCGAGCTCGACACGCAGGCCTTGCGGCTGCTGAGCGCGCAGGCCATCGCGGTGAGCTGCTTCCTGCTGTGGCCGCTGCGCTACAGCTTCGCGCGGCCGGACACCGACGGCGCGTTCGGCTGGATGTTCGACGTGCTGCTGGGCTTCGACAAGCCCTATAACCAAGCGCCGTCGCTGCACATCGTGCTGCTGATCGTGCTGTGGGTGCGCTTCGCCCATCATCTGCGCGGCGCGTGGCGGTGGCTGCTGCACGGGTGGTTCGCGCTGATCGGCGTGTCGGTGCTGACGACGTTCCAGCATCACTTCATCGACATTCCGACCGGCTTGCTCGCGGGTTGGCTGTGCGTGTGGCTGTGGCCCGAGCGCATCCGCGCGCCGTGGCGCGAGGCGGCGCTGGCGCGCGATCCCAAGCGCTGGGAGTTGGCGGCGGCGTATCTGGCCGGCGCGGGCGTGTGCGCTTGGATCGCGACGGCGGTCGGCGGCTGGGCGCTGTGGCTGTGGTGGCCGGCGGTGTCGCTGGCGCTGGTGGCGCTGAACTATGCGCTGCTGGGGCCGCTGGGCTTCCAGAAGCGCGAGGACGGGCGCTTGAGCGTCGCCGCGCGTTGGTTGTTCGCGCCGTATCTGCTCGGCGCCTGGATCAATTCGCGGCTGTGGACGCGGCGCGCGCCGGAGCCGGTCGCGGTGATGGACGGCGTTTGGCTGGGCCGCATTCCCGGCCGCGGCGAGCGCGCGCGATTCGCGGCGGTGGTCGACGTCTGCGCCGAACTGTCGCTGGCCGACGCGCGCGAAGGCGATGCGGTGCGGCCGATGCTGGATCTGGTCGCGCCGACGCCGGCGCAGTTGAGCGAAGCGGCCGCGGCCATCGCGCTGCGGCAGGAGCGCGGCGAGGTGTGGGTGTGCTGCGCCTTGGGCTATTCGCGCAGCGCCGCCGCGGTGGCGGCGTGGCTGCTGCGCAGCGGACGGGCGCGGGACGTGGACGCGGCGGTGGCGATCCTGCGCCGCGCGCGTCCGGCCATCGTGTTGCGCGAGGCGCACCTGCACGCGTTGCGCGCGCTCGGCGCGGCGCCGATGCCAGCCGGGTGGGGAGCGCAAAACGCATGA
- a CDS encoding bifunctional alpha/beta hydrolase/class I SAM-dependent methyltransferase: protein MNEVVVKSGGARAAEERWFASFDGAELFYRHWPASQSGGGPRKAVVLLHRGHEHSGRVEHLVPELGLEDCDFFAWDARGNGRSPGERGDAPGFEALVRDLDRFVAHIRDQHGVEVENLALIAQSVGAVVASTWVHDYAPRLRALVLASPAFKVKLYVPLARPGLALMQKLRGNFFVNSYVKPQWLTHDEERVQSYRTDKLITRPISVRVLLGLYEAADRIVADAQAITVPTQLLVSGADFVVHRGPQDRFYERLGSAIKERHLLPDFFHDTLGEKGRAAAVNRIRAFVQARFAEPLSRADLSDGHKRGPSFEESEKLSWPPERWSLADLRWRFVRAGLRFGGKLSEGIRMGLDTGFDSGSSLDYVYRDVARGGGPLGRMVDRNYLDAIGWRGIRVRRTHLHELLREAMGRLRAAGLPVHAVDIAAGHGRYALEALAGAGAHADSVRLRDYSPLNVDKGRALIEELQAGAIARFDQGDAFDRNALAALDPKPTLAVVSGLYELFPDNDLVRRSLDGLAAAVPPGGFLVYTGQPWHPQLEFIARALTSHRGGAAWVMRRRSQQEMDDLVRAAGFVKVDQRIDRWGIFTVSMAQRVAQ from the coding sequence ATGAACGAAGTCGTGGTCAAGTCCGGCGGCGCGCGCGCGGCCGAGGAGCGCTGGTTCGCCAGCTTCGACGGCGCCGAGCTGTTCTATCGGCACTGGCCGGCGAGCCAGTCGGGCGGCGGGCCGCGCAAGGCGGTGGTGCTGCTGCATCGCGGCCACGAGCATTCGGGCCGGGTCGAGCATCTGGTGCCGGAGCTGGGGCTGGAAGACTGCGATTTCTTCGCCTGGGACGCGCGCGGCAACGGCCGCTCGCCGGGCGAGCGCGGCGACGCGCCGGGCTTCGAGGCGCTGGTGCGCGACCTCGACCGCTTCGTCGCGCACATCCGCGACCAGCACGGCGTGGAGGTGGAAAACCTCGCGCTGATCGCGCAGAGCGTCGGCGCCGTGGTCGCCTCGACCTGGGTCCACGACTACGCGCCGCGCTTGCGCGCGCTGGTGCTGGCTTCGCCGGCGTTCAAGGTCAAGCTGTACGTGCCGCTGGCGCGCCCGGGCCTGGCGCTGATGCAGAAGCTGCGCGGCAATTTCTTCGTCAACAGCTACGTCAAGCCGCAGTGGCTGACCCACGACGAAGAGCGCGTGCAGAGCTACCGCACCGACAAGCTCATTACCCGGCCGATCTCGGTGCGGGTGCTGCTGGGGCTGTACGAGGCGGCCGACCGGATCGTCGCCGATGCTCAAGCGATTACGGTTCCGACTCAGCTCTTGGTTTCGGGCGCGGACTTCGTCGTCCATCGCGGCCCGCAAGACCGCTTCTACGAACGCCTGGGCAGCGCGATCAAGGAACGTCATTTGCTGCCGGATTTCTTCCACGACACCCTCGGCGAGAAGGGCCGCGCGGCCGCGGTCAACCGCATCCGCGCCTTCGTCCAGGCGCGTTTCGCCGAGCCGCTGAGCCGCGCCGACCTCAGCGACGGGCACAAGCGCGGGCCGAGCTTCGAGGAATCGGAAAAGCTGTCGTGGCCGCCCGAGCGCTGGTCGCTGGCGGACCTGCGCTGGCGCTTCGTGCGCGCGGGGCTGCGCTTCGGCGGCAAGCTGTCCGAAGGCATCCGCATGGGGCTCGATACGGGTTTCGATTCGGGCAGCAGCCTGGATTACGTGTACCGCGACGTAGCGCGCGGCGGCGGGCCGCTGGGGCGCATGGTCGACCGCAATTACCTCGACGCGATCGGCTGGCGCGGCATCCGCGTGCGCCGCACCCATCTGCACGAACTGCTGCGCGAGGCGATGGGCCGGCTGCGCGCGGCCGGTCTGCCGGTGCACGCGGTCGATATCGCCGCCGGCCACGGGCGTTATGCGCTGGAAGCCTTGGCCGGCGCGGGCGCGCACGCCGACAGCGTGCGCTTGCGCGACTACAGCCCGCTCAACGTCGATAAGGGCCGCGCGCTGATCGAGGAATTGCAGGCCGGCGCCATCGCCCGCTTCGATCAGGGCGACGCGTTCGACCGCAACGCGCTGGCGGCGCTGGATCCCAAGCCGACGCTGGCGGTGGTGTCGGGGCTGTACGAACTGTTTCCCGACAACGATCTGGTGCGGCGCTCGCTCGACGGGCTGGCCGCGGCGGTGCCGCCGGGCGGGTTCCTGGTCTACACCGGACAGCCGTGGCATCCGCAGCTGGAGTTCATCGCCCGCGCGCTGACCAGCCACCGCGGCGGCGCGGCCTGGGTGATGCGCCGGCGCAGCCAGCAGGAGATGGACGATCTGGTGCGCGCGGCCGGTTTCGTCAAGGTCGATCAGCGCATCGACCGCTGGGGCATCTTCACCGTGTCGATGGCGCAGCGGGTCGCGCAATGA
- a CDS encoding CDP-alcohol phosphatidyltransferase family protein, which produces MASIYALKGRFQDLLRPLVRRLYAWGVSANQVTVAAALVSLAVAALVYWGAPLRPWLFALLPLWMFARMAMNAIDGMLAREFGQQSRLGAYLNELCDVVSDSALYLSLLAVAGPHPASLLAFVLLAALTEYAGVLGLMVGAPRRYDGPMGKSDRAFVIGALGLLLALGWLPARALEIVLALAAVLCAWTVVRRVRAGLRHDAAPGVVEVRQGERE; this is translated from the coding sequence ATGGCCTCGATCTACGCTTTGAAGGGACGCTTCCAGGATCTGCTGCGGCCGCTGGTGCGGCGGCTGTACGCGTGGGGCGTCAGCGCCAACCAGGTCACCGTGGCCGCCGCGCTGGTGTCGCTGGCCGTCGCCGCGCTGGTGTATTGGGGCGCGCCGCTGCGCCCGTGGCTGTTCGCGCTGCTGCCGCTGTGGATGTTCGCGCGCATGGCGATGAACGCCATCGACGGCATGCTGGCGCGCGAGTTCGGCCAGCAGTCGCGGCTGGGCGCGTACCTCAACGAATTGTGCGATGTGGTCTCCGACAGCGCGCTGTATCTGTCGCTGCTGGCGGTGGCTGGGCCGCATCCGGCGTCGTTGCTGGCGTTCGTGCTGCTGGCGGCGCTGACCGAATACGCCGGCGTGCTGGGCCTGATGGTCGGCGCGCCGCGGCGCTACGACGGGCCGATGGGCAAGAGCGACCGCGCCTTCGTGATCGGCGCGCTGGGACTGTTGCTGGCGCTGGGTTGGCTGCCGGCGCGGGCGCTGGAGATCGTGTTGGCGCTGGCGGCGGTGCTGTGCGCGTGGACCGTGGTCCGCCGCGTGCGCGCCGGTTTGCGGCATGATGCCGCGCCGGGAGTGGTCGAAGTTCGACAAGGAGAGCGGGAATGA